The following coding sequences lie in one Myxococcus xanthus genomic window:
- the apbC gene encoding iron-sulfur cluster carrier protein ApbC gives MRVTQADILAAMSKVMDPELHIDLVKAGMVKDIRVSGDTAKLKIELTTPACPMKGKIQADSEAALKAVPGLKSFDIEWGAQVRAAGGGMPAGALLPQVKNIILVGAGKGGVGKSTVSINLATALAQHGAKVGLLDADFYGPSVPMMTGLGDKRPVSPDGKKLNPLEAHGLKVMSIGFLVEADQALIWRGPMLHGALMQLVRDVNWGELDYLVLDLPPGTGDVALTLSQSVRAAGAVLVTTPQDVALADVVRAKQMFDKVHIPVLGIVENMSQFVCPNCSHTTAIFNHGGGRKAAQMFGIPFLGEIPLDLKVRESGDSGVPVVVGAKDSPEAKAFQEVARNIAGRVSAQSIKSVPLPVMQAR, from the coding sequence ATGCGCGTTACCCAGGCCGACATCCTCGCTGCGATGTCGAAGGTGATGGATCCCGAGCTTCACATCGACCTCGTGAAGGCGGGAATGGTGAAGGACATCCGCGTCAGCGGGGACACCGCGAAACTCAAGATCGAGCTCACCACGCCTGCCTGCCCCATGAAGGGGAAGATCCAGGCCGACTCCGAGGCCGCCCTCAAGGCCGTCCCCGGCCTCAAGTCCTTTGACATCGAGTGGGGCGCCCAGGTCCGCGCGGCCGGTGGCGGCATGCCCGCTGGCGCGCTCCTCCCCCAGGTGAAGAACATCATCCTCGTCGGCGCGGGGAAGGGCGGGGTGGGCAAGTCCACCGTCTCCATCAACCTCGCCACGGCCCTGGCCCAGCACGGCGCCAAGGTGGGCCTGCTCGACGCGGACTTCTACGGCCCCTCCGTCCCCATGATGACCGGCCTGGGCGACAAGCGCCCCGTCAGCCCGGACGGCAAGAAGCTCAATCCGCTCGAGGCCCACGGCCTCAAGGTCATGTCCATCGGCTTCCTCGTGGAGGCCGACCAGGCGCTCATCTGGCGCGGCCCCATGCTCCACGGCGCGCTGATGCAGCTCGTCCGCGACGTGAACTGGGGCGAGCTCGACTACCTCGTCCTCGACCTGCCTCCCGGCACCGGCGACGTGGCGCTCACGCTGTCCCAGTCCGTCCGGGCCGCGGGCGCCGTGCTCGTCACCACGCCCCAGGACGTGGCGCTCGCGGACGTGGTGCGCGCCAAGCAGATGTTCGACAAGGTCCACATCCCCGTGCTGGGCATCGTGGAGAACATGAGCCAGTTCGTCTGCCCGAACTGCTCGCACACCACGGCCATCTTCAACCACGGCGGCGGCCGCAAGGCCGCGCAGATGTTCGGGATTCCATTCCTCGGTGAAATCCCGCTGGACCTGAAGGTGCGGGAGTCTGGAGACTCCGGCGTTCCGGTGGTCGTGGGTGCCAAGGACAGCCCGGAGGCGAAGGCCTTCCAGGAAGTCGCGCGGAACATCGCAGGGCGCGTGTCAGCCCAGAGCATCAAGAGCGTTCCGCTGCCGGTGATGCAGGCCCGCTAA
- a CDS encoding serine/threonine-protein kinase has protein sequence MRTAVDVASSDLVLRCYAPQMLVEAYRRAQSAIGDARERLGWRLGFADLVQRYIVAVLAAENAGLDLRPPEAYLKLINKLDTPSLGDWALAAEALAGSILASGKAQVAPEFTSLLVTLGPGGKLERSSITEHLKQLIDLRNTLFHRDGAPLPDEATAQECLAQIDGPLRTVCEALRFLHDYPLLYVATREELQNGSEVVRVLRFSGTEPEWASQLIDGSELKVPTKVPFIASRSGDVLLLAPFVVIARNEASGMLEARMLYGWNGIEKHFEYSALHGGTRGAARTERSSFITTREELRQIKPLSVRRSGAVSQPVASRLAELIFPGEPVVIPGLKIQGKLGAGASSIVYLAREEFKGRPPGPNIAVKVLRHIVAVNQLQRQRLRMEHELLANLNHPSIVKVSDYRDEPSPHLLMEYVNGEDLQSAVDRKSLPASRAVTICLDVLSALESAHAHGVIHRDVKPSNIIVDRTGSVRLIDFGIATAEHLARQTRTLDAVGTVAFAAPEQLQRTGEVDERADLYALGRVLEFLVAGELGPMRVISDKLPPGLHAIVRKATQTAPEHRFQSAAAMRDALLERQQANWGGAPVQMGDRINESYELHDLKGEHEGIWTFDGAEIASDERVAIALTTVASAGAARLSDAIRACPTTVRSALGFPRLQRTADRLLFCAMAPGEPSEMLLALLAARAPVTAAQVSDTGDQQNAPAHLHGLHSYIQFIEHSDPQSNDANVGLILRAAEYARRAILAIMIGFSRERNEEFLPRAWGDVTTRSLGGLIFTVTPKWQSMLGTSDEPFRTDLSALLELAPALQELANTRNQVAHFGLSESAGIMARQFAPSLHSLLEIGSRVLRRNTESELAPFMTRMSDGSWTLLEVLGTKVQYVSLVTLDKTYEVPADLAASFMSLRAGEVESPLGDRSFAWMHEGEKKLVEIIEAWPHVGKVDVEATTTLHGRRHRTRLLALARGSNRPIFVIRYAQPLNHPKNMNIRLNELGSSAMAFRVPFAVITDGKNWQWYRFDTEEGLLPLRDDQEVKAYARALE, from the coding sequence ATGCGCACTGCTGTGGATGTCGCATCCTCGGATCTCGTCCTTCGCTGCTATGCGCCGCAGATGCTCGTCGAAGCTTACCGTCGTGCACAGTCAGCGATAGGCGATGCACGGGAACGATTGGGGTGGCGGCTTGGCTTCGCCGACCTCGTCCAACGCTACATCGTCGCGGTTCTTGCTGCTGAAAATGCAGGGCTGGATCTGCGCCCTCCTGAGGCATATCTCAAGCTCATCAATAAACTGGATACTCCCAGTTTGGGAGATTGGGCATTGGCTGCGGAGGCACTTGCCGGAAGCATTCTCGCGAGTGGCAAGGCGCAGGTTGCGCCTGAATTTACCTCCCTGCTCGTAACCCTAGGGCCCGGGGGGAAGCTCGAAAGGTCATCCATCACCGAGCATCTCAAGCAACTGATCGACCTTCGCAACACTCTCTTCCACCGAGATGGCGCTCCCCTGCCAGACGAAGCAACTGCCCAAGAATGCCTTGCGCAAATAGATGGACCTCTGCGCACTGTGTGCGAGGCACTCCGGTTCCTGCACGACTATCCGCTCCTCTACGTCGCCACTCGCGAAGAACTCCAGAATGGATCGGAAGTCGTTCGTGTCCTTCGGTTCTCTGGGACGGAGCCCGAATGGGCCTCCCAGCTCATCGACGGGAGCGAGTTGAAGGTGCCCACGAAGGTTCCGTTCATCGCCTCTCGAAGCGGGGACGTGCTCCTGCTCGCTCCCTTTGTCGTGATCGCGCGCAATGAGGCCAGCGGCATGCTCGAAGCCCGTATGCTCTACGGCTGGAATGGCATCGAGAAGCACTTTGAGTATAGTGCACTTCATGGGGGTACACGAGGTGCTGCTCGTACCGAGCGCTCGTCTTTCATCACCACACGAGAAGAGTTGCGGCAGATCAAGCCCCTGTCCGTGAGGCGTTCAGGCGCCGTTTCCCAACCGGTCGCAAGCAGGCTGGCAGAACTCATCTTTCCTGGCGAGCCTGTCGTCATCCCCGGACTCAAGATCCAGGGAAAACTCGGGGCGGGAGCTAGCAGCATAGTTTATTTAGCACGCGAAGAATTCAAGGGCCGCCCGCCGGGGCCTAACATTGCCGTGAAGGTACTACGCCACATCGTGGCCGTGAATCAGTTGCAGCGACAACGCCTGCGAATGGAGCACGAACTCCTTGCCAATCTAAACCACCCATCTATCGTTAAAGTATCAGACTACCGTGACGAGCCATCGCCGCATCTACTCATGGAGTATGTAAACGGTGAGGATCTTCAGTCAGCGGTTGATCGCAAGTCGCTCCCTGCAAGTCGGGCCGTCACCATTTGCCTAGATGTTCTCAGCGCATTGGAGTCCGCGCACGCGCACGGTGTGATCCATCGAGACGTGAAGCCATCAAACATCATTGTGGACCGAACAGGAAGTGTCCGCCTCATTGACTTCGGAATCGCGACTGCTGAGCACTTAGCAAGGCAGACGCGGACGCTCGACGCCGTGGGAACGGTCGCGTTCGCCGCTCCGGAGCAACTTCAGCGCACTGGCGAGGTCGATGAGCGGGCCGATCTTTACGCCCTGGGCCGTGTCCTTGAGTTCCTCGTGGCAGGAGAACTGGGACCAATGAGAGTAATTTCCGACAAGCTCCCGCCTGGGCTGCATGCAATCGTCCGCAAGGCAACCCAAACTGCGCCAGAGCACCGCTTCCAGTCTGCTGCCGCAATGCGTGATGCGCTCCTGGAAAGACAGCAGGCAAACTGGGGTGGTGCCCCAGTCCAGATGGGAGACCGGATCAATGAGAGCTATGAACTACATGACTTAAAAGGAGAGCATGAGGGAATCTGGACTTTCGATGGAGCCGAAATCGCCAGCGATGAGCGTGTCGCCATTGCGCTGACGACCGTTGCCTCGGCGGGTGCGGCTCGACTGTCCGATGCTATTCGTGCCTGCCCAACGACAGTTCGGAGTGCCCTGGGGTTTCCTCGACTTCAGAGGACGGCCGATCGGCTCCTCTTCTGTGCGATGGCCCCTGGCGAGCCTTCTGAAATGCTGCTTGCGCTCCTTGCCGCGCGTGCTCCAGTGACTGCTGCTCAGGTTTCAGATACTGGCGACCAACAGAATGCTCCCGCGCACCTGCATGGACTCCACTCGTATATTCAATTCATTGAGCATAGCGATCCTCAATCCAATGATGCCAACGTTGGTCTGATTCTTCGCGCCGCCGAATATGCGCGACGAGCCATTCTTGCCATAATGATTGGGTTTTCTCGCGAGCGGAACGAGGAGTTCCTCCCACGAGCATGGGGCGACGTTACCACGCGCTCGCTCGGTGGATTGATTTTTACCGTGACACCAAAATGGCAGAGCATGCTCGGCACGTCAGATGAGCCATTCCGTACTGATTTGTCGGCTCTTTTGGAGTTGGCTCCGGCGCTCCAAGAACTTGCCAATACGCGCAATCAGGTTGCTCATTTCGGGCTTAGCGAGTCCGCAGGCATCATGGCTAGGCAGTTCGCCCCCTCTCTACACTCTCTTCTTGAGATTGGTTCACGAGTTCTCCGCAGAAACACAGAAAGTGAACTCGCTCCATTCATGACGCGGATGTCCGATGGAAGTTGGACGCTCCTAGAGGTCCTTGGCACTAAGGTCCAATATGTCAGCCTAGTGACTCTCGATAAAACCTATGAGGTCCCCGCAGATTTAGCGGCATCGTTCATGTCTCTGCGCGCTGGAGAGGTGGAATCGCCGCTAGGTGACCGGTCGTTCGCATGGATGCATGAGGGCGAGAAGAAACTCGTAGAAATCATCGAGGCGTGGCCACATGTGGGCAAGGTTGACGTCGAAGCCACTACCACGCTCCATGGCCGTAGGCACCGAACACGCCTCCTGGCTTTGGCACGTGGTTCAAATAGGCCGATCTTTGTCATTCGATACGCGCAACCTCTCAATCACCCCAAAAACATGAACATTCGACTCAATGAACTCGGATCTTCTGCTATGGCCTTCAGGGTCCCTTTCGCAGTTATTACGGATGGGAAGAATTGGCAGTGGTATAGATTTGACACTGAAGAAGGCCTGTTACCCCTGCGTGACGATCAGGAGGTTAAAGCCTATGCAAGAGCCCTGGAGTAG
- a CDS encoding lipid A deacylase LpxR family protein — translation MLKALALLTASCLAQAEASSTAQVEEKLPFVTSLHFENDVLAKSDRLYTNGVRIEHFGEYDGCRSIARALRLPDGVQHRYLCGGSLAQNMYTPSRIVPLPEQEVFPDPNDRPYGGWLHGGIFFQHIYAGRAPADSSRLTLQATVGVTGPASGAAQTQRWLHRTLNDIFGHTVARIPVGWEKQLPTEPAFHFSALREQPLLWSPVVDVTWSAGAMLGTVFVNASLGGTVRVGYLARPYGLAPIMPSVVKELEAQRAQGEASSELMAIRDERAWEAYLYARGQARVVARNLFLDGTLFRPSISVRKAPIVGDSEFGAAFRAGGFQLGLSMVFRSQELADPPNPLLSGHRFTQIQLSYLH, via the coding sequence ATGCTGAAGGCACTCGCGTTGCTGACCGCATCCTGTCTGGCCCAGGCGGAGGCTTCTTCCACCGCGCAGGTGGAGGAGAAGCTGCCGTTCGTCACGAGCCTTCACTTCGAGAATGACGTGTTGGCCAAGAGCGACCGGCTCTACACGAACGGCGTCCGCATCGAGCACTTCGGGGAATACGACGGGTGCCGTTCCATCGCGCGGGCGCTGCGGCTTCCGGACGGCGTGCAGCACCGGTACCTCTGTGGCGGCTCGCTGGCGCAGAACATGTACACGCCCAGCCGCATCGTTCCGTTGCCGGAGCAGGAGGTGTTCCCGGATCCGAATGACCGGCCCTATGGGGGCTGGCTGCACGGCGGCATCTTCTTCCAGCACATCTATGCGGGAAGGGCGCCCGCGGATTCGTCGAGGCTGACGCTCCAGGCCACGGTGGGCGTCACGGGTCCGGCGTCCGGGGCGGCGCAGACGCAGCGCTGGCTGCACCGGACGCTGAACGACATCTTCGGGCACACGGTGGCAAGGATTCCGGTGGGTTGGGAGAAGCAGTTGCCCACCGAGCCCGCGTTCCACTTCTCCGCGCTCCGCGAGCAGCCGCTGCTCTGGAGCCCCGTGGTGGACGTGACGTGGTCCGCCGGGGCGATGCTGGGCACGGTCTTCGTGAACGCGAGCCTGGGAGGGACGGTCCGTGTGGGCTATCTCGCTCGGCCGTATGGCCTGGCGCCAATCATGCCGTCCGTAGTCAAGGAACTGGAGGCTCAGCGGGCGCAGGGGGAAGCCTCCTCGGAGCTGATGGCCATTCGAGATGAACGCGCCTGGGAGGCCTACCTGTACGCGCGGGGGCAGGCGAGGGTGGTTGCGAGGAACCTGTTCCTGGACGGAACGCTCTTCCGTCCGAGCATCAGCGTCCGGAAGGCGCCCATCGTCGGGGACAGCGAGTTCGGCGCGGCCTTCCGGGCGGGCGGGTTCCAGCTCGGCCTGAGCATGGTCTTCCGCTCCCAAGAACTGGCCGACCCGCCGAACCCGCTGCTATCCGGCCACCGGTTCACCCAGATTCAGCTGTCGTATCTGCACTGA